A section of the Subtercola frigoramans genome encodes:
- a CDS encoding iron ABC transporter substrate-binding protein has product MKRLPLSAIAAGAGGLALTIVLSGCAGTTGSTGSSAGSSGAAGDLSGTNLTVYNAQHEELTQAWADEFTTETGVTITLRNGDDSELGNQIVAEGAASPADVFLTENSPSMSLVENAGLFAPVDAATLAQVPAAYQPSTGKWTGIAARSTVVVYNPSLITEAELPTSLLDLADPSWKGRWAASPSGADFQAIVSALLAEKGSDATLAWLTAMKQNVSEYKGNSTVMKAVNAGEVPLGVIYHYYWFIDQAGTKENSANTKLYYFKNADPGAFVSVSGGGVLASSKNQAAAQAFLKFITGKTGQGILQTGTSFEYPVGSDVTPNPALPALETLDAPTIDPSKLNSSDVTDLMTKAGLI; this is encoded by the coding sequence ATGAAACGCCTACCCCTGTCTGCCATCGCCGCTGGAGCCGGGGGGCTGGCTCTGACGATTGTTCTTTCGGGGTGCGCAGGCACCACTGGGTCGACGGGCTCCAGTGCCGGGTCCAGCGGCGCAGCGGGTGACCTTTCTGGCACGAACCTCACCGTGTACAACGCGCAGCACGAGGAGCTCACGCAAGCGTGGGCCGATGAGTTCACCACGGAGACCGGCGTCACGATCACGCTTCGGAACGGCGATGATTCCGAACTCGGCAACCAGATCGTCGCTGAAGGTGCTGCGTCACCAGCTGATGTCTTCCTGACCGAGAACTCGCCGTCGATGTCACTCGTAGAGAACGCGGGGCTGTTCGCTCCGGTCGATGCGGCCACCTTGGCGCAAGTGCCGGCGGCCTACCAGCCGTCGACGGGCAAGTGGACGGGAATCGCGGCTCGATCCACCGTTGTCGTCTACAACCCCTCGCTCATCACCGAGGCCGAGCTGCCGACGTCGCTGCTCGACCTCGCCGACCCCTCCTGGAAGGGTCGCTGGGCCGCGTCGCCGAGCGGCGCCGACTTCCAGGCGATCGTCTCGGCACTCCTGGCGGAGAAGGGCTCAGACGCCACCCTCGCGTGGCTCACAGCGATGAAGCAGAACGTCAGCGAGTACAAGGGCAACAGCACCGTGATGAAGGCCGTCAATGCCGGTGAGGTACCGCTCGGAGTGATCTACCACTACTACTGGTTCATCGACCAGGCCGGCACCAAGGAGAACAGCGCCAACACGAAGCTGTACTACTTCAAGAACGCCGACCCCGGGGCCTTCGTCAGCGTTTCGGGCGGCGGAGTGCTCGCATCGAGCAAGAACCAGGCTGCAGCACAGGCGTTCCTGAAGTTCATCACCGGCAAGACCGGCCAGGGTATCCTGCAGACCGGCACGAGTTTCGAGTACCCGGTGGGCAGCGACGTGACACCGAACCCTGCGCTGCCTGCGCTTGAGACTCTGGATGCTCCGACCATCGACCCCTCGAAACTGAACAGTTCAGACGTGACCGACCTGATGACCAAGGCTGGGCTCATCTAG
- a CDS encoding ABC transporter permease, with translation MQRGDHPPSGRSSSQRPPVLLVALVCVIASIMLVPVAYVISIVFQVGWPTLAPLVFRPKVGELLVNSVLLVLLGVPLCITLGVGGAWLVERTTLPGRRVWAVLLALPLAIPAFVSSYGWVSAVPSIGGLGGGLLIATLAYYPLVYLPAAATLRGLDPALEESARSLGLGSWRVFTSVVLPQLRLAIWGGGLIVALHLLSEYGAFALIRFDTFTTAIVVQYRSTFAGPAASALGGVLAVLCLVLLVVEASTRGRARYARVGSGASHPAPLLALGRSAPVALVALVLLAILALGVPLASLARWLSVGDAWGQRELPGAIIQTVVLAGGGAIATVVLALPVAWLSVRHPSRGSRLLEGATYVASSLPAIIIALALVTVTIRLVPALYQTPFTVMLAYVIIFLPRALVSLRAGIAQAPVALEEAARSLGSSPLMARVRVTLPLIAPAVGAGAALVALGAANELTATLLLAPNGTRTLATQFWSATSAVAYADAAPYAVLLIVLSLPAVAILFAQSRKRARR, from the coding sequence ATGCAGCGCGGCGATCATCCACCATCGGGTAGAAGCTCCAGTCAGCGACCCCCGGTACTGCTCGTCGCGCTCGTGTGTGTGATTGCCTCCATCATGCTGGTGCCGGTTGCCTACGTGATCTCGATCGTGTTCCAGGTGGGCTGGCCGACTCTGGCACCGCTCGTCTTTCGGCCCAAGGTCGGCGAGTTGCTCGTGAACTCCGTACTGCTGGTGCTGCTCGGGGTTCCGCTCTGCATCACTCTCGGTGTGGGTGGTGCGTGGCTGGTCGAGCGAACGACGCTTCCCGGCAGGAGGGTGTGGGCAGTGCTTCTGGCCCTTCCGCTGGCTATTCCCGCCTTCGTGAGCAGTTACGGCTGGGTGAGCGCTGTGCCGTCGATCGGCGGGCTCGGCGGCGGCCTCCTGATCGCGACGCTGGCGTATTACCCCCTCGTCTACCTCCCGGCGGCGGCCACTCTCAGGGGGCTCGACCCGGCACTGGAGGAGTCGGCCCGCTCTCTCGGCCTCGGCTCGTGGCGGGTCTTCACGAGTGTTGTGCTCCCGCAGTTGCGCCTGGCGATCTGGGGCGGGGGACTCATTGTCGCCCTGCACCTGCTCTCGGAGTACGGGGCCTTCGCTCTCATCCGCTTCGACACCTTCACCACCGCCATCGTGGTGCAGTACCGGTCGACGTTCGCCGGTCCGGCGGCCAGTGCGCTCGGAGGAGTGCTCGCCGTCTTGTGCCTTGTTCTGCTCGTCGTCGAAGCCTCGACCAGGGGTCGTGCCCGCTACGCTCGTGTGGGTTCGGGCGCGTCGCACCCTGCCCCGCTGCTGGCGCTCGGGAGGTCAGCGCCGGTGGCCCTGGTAGCACTCGTACTTCTTGCGATCCTGGCGCTGGGAGTGCCCCTGGCGAGTCTTGCCAGGTGGCTCAGTGTGGGCGATGCGTGGGGTCAGCGCGAGTTGCCGGGGGCGATCATCCAGACCGTCGTGCTCGCCGGTGGGGGAGCGATCGCAACGGTTGTGCTCGCGTTGCCCGTGGCGTGGCTCTCGGTGCGCCACCCGAGCCGGGGGTCGCGACTTCTCGAGGGGGCGACGTATGTGGCGAGCAGCCTTCCGGCGATCATCATCGCCCTCGCGCTCGTCACAGTGACGATCAGGCTGGTGCCGGCGCTCTACCAGACCCCGTTCACCGTGATGCTCGCCTATGTCATCATCTTTCTGCCTCGTGCCCTGGTCAGCCTTCGGGCGGGCATCGCACAGGCGCCTGTTGCCCTCGAGGAGGCTGCGCGTTCACTCGGCAGCTCGCCGTTGATGGCTCGCGTTCGCGTCACGCTGCCGCTCATCGCACCTGCGGTCGGTGCGGGGGCTGCTCTCGTCGCGCTCGGGGCCGCCAACGAGCTGACGGCCACACTCCTGCTGGCACCGAACGGAACACGAACGCTGGCGACACAGTTCTGGTCGGCGACCTCGGCCGTCGCCTACGCTGATGCCGCCCCGTATGCTGTGCTGCTGATCGTGCTCTCCCTGCCCGCCGTGGCCATTCTGTTCGCCCAATCCCGAAAGCGTGCCCGCCGTTGA
- a CDS encoding ABC transporter ATP-binding protein produces MTSLTISGVSKSLGGNWVLRDLSLTVDAGSRTAVVGASGSGKSTLLRLIAGFDRVDAGQIALGDTVVSAAAGSGVDGAGTGAAEGAGRAGAVAGADAGRTGAGAGGSAASGARASTFVAAHRRGVGYVAQDGALFPHLTVQQNISFGLAHAGRAAHPDRAAHPDRAARAGRTDRGTRGTSARDRIREVAELVALDAALLSRYPHEISGGQQQRVALARALAPSPSVILLDEPFSALDTGLRAQTRQAVIAALEASAVTTILVTHDQEEALSFGQQIAVISGGTIVQAGAPVDVFDSPVTAETAMFLGEAVLLPCTVRESAGAGAGAGAGASASASPSRGVVSCALGELPVRHDHRAGTDRAARALIRPSQLTAHFDTVSPNAIIVAAHYAGDNVELILRLAAETAPQGPQTYAGGTLIGYARAGGASTGGASTGGAGASGALTIAVTLATAEAREFRPGRTLTLRVKGAVNLY; encoded by the coding sequence TTGACCTCACTAACCATCTCGGGTGTCTCCAAGTCGCTCGGCGGCAATTGGGTGTTGCGCGACCTCTCGCTCACCGTCGATGCAGGTTCGCGCACGGCGGTCGTCGGCGCCTCGGGCAGTGGTAAGAGCACGCTCCTTCGCCTGATCGCGGGCTTCGACCGGGTGGATGCTGGCCAGATCGCCCTCGGTGACACCGTCGTCTCTGCTGCTGCTGGTTCAGGTGTGGATGGTGCCGGTACAGGTGCTGCTGAGGGCGCTGGTCGTGCTGGTGCTGTTGCTGGTGCTGATGCCGGTCGTACTGGAGCTGGTGCTGGCGGATCCGCAGCTTCTGGGGCTCGCGCCTCGACGTTCGTTGCCGCTCATCGCCGGGGTGTGGGCTATGTGGCGCAGGATGGCGCCCTCTTTCCGCACCTCACCGTGCAGCAGAACATCAGTTTCGGGCTGGCGCACGCTGGTCGCGCTGCCCACCCTGATCGTGCTGCCCACCCTGATCGAGCCGCCCGCGCTGGCCGAACTGATCGCGGGACTCGAGGTACCTCTGCACGCGATCGTATCCGCGAGGTAGCAGAGTTGGTCGCCCTCGACGCCGCGCTGCTCAGCAGGTATCCGCATGAGATCTCCGGCGGCCAGCAGCAGCGGGTCGCTCTGGCGAGGGCGCTCGCTCCTTCGCCCTCGGTGATCCTGCTCGATGAGCCGTTCAGTGCCCTCGACACGGGACTTCGGGCCCAGACTCGGCAGGCCGTCATCGCCGCTTTGGAGGCCAGCGCGGTCACGACCATCCTTGTGACGCACGACCAGGAGGAGGCGCTGTCGTTCGGCCAGCAGATTGCCGTCATCTCGGGCGGAACGATTGTGCAGGCCGGAGCCCCGGTCGATGTCTTCGACAGCCCGGTGACAGCGGAGACGGCGATGTTCCTCGGCGAGGCCGTCCTTCTGCCCTGCACGGTACGCGAAAGTGCGGGTGCGGGTGCGGGTGCGGGTGCGGGTGCGAGTGCAAGCGCAAGTCCAAGCCGAGGGGTTGTGTCGTGTGCGCTCGGCGAATTACCGGTGCGGCACGATCACCGGGCGGGAACGGATCGTGCGGCTCGCGCGTTGATCAGGCCGAGTCAACTGACCGCGCACTTCGACACCGTCTCACCGAACGCCATCATCGTCGCAGCGCACTACGCGGGTGACAATGTGGAGCTCATTCTGCGACTTGCTGCCGAAACGGCACCTCAGGGGCCTCAGACTTATGCGGGCGGTACCCTGATAGGTTATGCACGCGCAGGCGGTGCATCCACAGGCGGTGCATCCACAGGCGGTGCAGGCGCGTCGGGTGCCCTGACGATAGCCGTGACGCTCGCCACCGCCGAGGCGCGCGAGTTCCGGCCCGGCCGCACACTGACTCTCCGCGTGAAGGGCGCTGTGAACCTCTACTAG
- a CDS encoding SDR family NAD(P)-dependent oxidoreductase, with translation MTTLDGAVVLVVGASGGLGSRLASRLTAAGAVVVRGARNPQTLAGPDAYLADLTSPGAAAALLLAAEQAHPEHLDGIVIAAGAVAFGPIGELADDTLDELFAINTAAPIRLIRGAIPRLAQSAAAGRKPFIVTISGIVAESPTAGMAAYSASKAALAAFVQAASRELRRSGIRVIDARPGHTETGLAGHPIAGSAPAFAPGLDADTVAERIITAIVGDEKDLPSTAF, from the coding sequence ATGACGACTCTCGACGGTGCTGTGGTTCTCGTGGTCGGGGCATCGGGTGGACTGGGTTCACGGCTCGCGTCGCGTCTCACCGCGGCCGGTGCAGTCGTGGTTCGCGGAGCGCGGAACCCACAGACACTAGCCGGACCAGACGCCTATCTCGCCGACCTCACTTCTCCCGGGGCCGCGGCAGCCCTCCTTCTCGCAGCCGAACAGGCGCACCCCGAGCATCTCGACGGCATCGTGATTGCAGCCGGAGCCGTGGCGTTCGGGCCGATCGGCGAACTGGCAGACGACACCCTCGACGAGCTCTTCGCGATCAACACTGCAGCTCCCATTCGTCTCATCCGCGGCGCAATCCCCCGGCTGGCGCAGTCAGCCGCAGCCGGTCGCAAACCGTTCATCGTCACGATCAGCGGCATCGTCGCCGAATCCCCCACGGCAGGAATGGCCGCGTACTCTGCGTCGAAAGCAGCGTTGGCTGCGTTTGTCCAGGCGGCGTCTCGCGAGTTGCGGCGGTCGGGCATCCGGGTCATCGACGCCAGGCCCGGGCACACGGAGACGGGCCTTGCCGGGCATCCGATCGCGGGCAGCGCGCCGGCGTTCGCACCGGGCCTGGATGCTGACACCGTCGCGGAGCGCATCATCACGGCGATCGTCGGAGACGAGAAAGACCTGCCGAGCACCGCATTCTGA
- a CDS encoding heavy metal translocating P-type ATPase, with amino-acid sequence MPELGATTGVAAGVAAGVSAGVRAGDRAGDVVTPDTHTTDVSLDIAGMTCASCATRIERKLNRIDGVEASVNYATEKARVHAQGVETSALIATLITAVRDAGYTATVPAPPPAARTPRPLADSREDSGGEGPGSDVSGGASGSAPGSAPGSEDLPTPRDQATEELRHRLIVSTALTVPVVLLSMIPILQFTNWQWLALTLAAPVVVWGAWPFHRAALLNARHGASSMDTLVSVGVTAAFGWSLYALFFGTAGMPGMHMTFTLLPGAIGGADSGMGSGPSEIYLEVCSAVTVFLLAGRYMEARAKKQSGAALRALLELGAKDANLLRDGVETRVPAASLMVGDTIVVRPGEKIAADGRITSGSSAVDLSMLTGESAAEDVAVGDRVVGATVNVGGQLVVEVTRVGADTELARIGRLVEDAQTGKADAQRLADRVSAVFVPVVFGLAVATFVGWLLFGGTLTLAFTAAVATLIIACPCALGLATPTALLVGTGRASQLGILIRGPQVLEQTRTIDTIVLDKTGTITTGKMGVTFVTPSAGTSRVELLRNAAAVELGSEHPVGRAIVEYSAAEDTAGGDTAAEDTAAEDTAGGNTSAGDTSAMTGGAPESFLSTPGQGVQAVVGDTLVLAGKAGWLTESWAIALPADAAAAISDAESSGVTVTAVAWDGELRGIIGVRDTVKLSSAEAIRRFGALGLRPVLLTGDNAGAAAAVAAEVGITDVHAGVTPQEKLAVIRQLQSDGRVVAMVGDGVNDAAALAASDLGIAMGAGTDAAIAASDITVVSGDLLVVGDAVRLARRTLAIIKGNLFWAFAYNVAAIPLAMLGLLNPLLAGAAMAFSSVFVVTNSLRLRRFAPLPKPSAETRGRPTLSGASHE; translated from the coding sequence ATGCCTGAGCTTGGAGCCACCACAGGCGTCGCCGCTGGAGTCGCCGCAGGAGTCAGTGCGGGTGTCAGGGCGGGAGACAGGGCGGGAGACGTCGTGACACCAGACACACACACGACAGACGTCAGCCTCGACATCGCAGGGATGACGTGCGCCTCGTGTGCGACACGCATCGAACGCAAACTCAACCGCATCGACGGCGTCGAGGCGAGCGTGAACTACGCCACCGAGAAGGCTCGGGTGCACGCTCAGGGCGTGGAGACGTCGGCACTGATCGCGACGCTGATCACAGCTGTGCGCGACGCAGGCTACACGGCGACGGTGCCGGCACCTCCTCCGGCCGCGCGAACCCCCCGCCCCTTGGCTGATTCTCGCGAAGACTCTGGCGGCGAAGGCCCCGGCAGCGACGTCTCCGGCGGCGCTTCGGGCAGCGCTCCAGGCAGCGCTCCAGGAAGCGAAGATCTTCCAACACCGCGCGACCAGGCAACAGAGGAACTGCGTCACCGCCTCATCGTCTCGACCGCACTGACCGTGCCGGTGGTGCTGCTCTCGATGATCCCGATCCTGCAGTTCACCAACTGGCAGTGGCTCGCGCTCACACTCGCCGCGCCCGTCGTCGTGTGGGGCGCCTGGCCGTTCCACCGCGCCGCGCTCCTCAACGCCCGCCACGGTGCATCCTCGATGGACACGCTCGTGAGCGTCGGTGTGACGGCCGCGTTCGGGTGGTCTCTGTACGCGCTCTTCTTCGGCACGGCTGGCATGCCCGGCATGCACATGACCTTCACCCTGCTGCCCGGCGCGATTGGTGGGGCGGATTCTGGCATGGGTAGTGGCCCGTCTGAGATCTACCTCGAAGTGTGCTCGGCCGTGACTGTGTTCCTCCTGGCCGGCCGATACATGGAAGCCAGGGCGAAGAAACAATCGGGTGCAGCACTTCGCGCCCTGCTCGAACTGGGTGCCAAAGATGCGAACCTGCTCCGCGATGGCGTTGAGACTCGAGTTCCCGCAGCGTCGCTGATGGTGGGTGATACGATCGTCGTTCGCCCGGGCGAGAAGATCGCCGCTGACGGCCGCATCACGAGCGGCTCCAGCGCTGTCGACCTGAGTATGCTCACCGGCGAATCGGCCGCAGAGGACGTCGCGGTCGGCGACCGGGTCGTCGGCGCCACGGTCAACGTCGGTGGTCAGCTGGTGGTCGAAGTGACGCGAGTGGGTGCCGACACCGAGCTCGCGCGCATCGGTCGACTCGTCGAAGATGCCCAGACGGGGAAGGCGGATGCCCAGCGACTGGCTGACCGTGTCTCTGCCGTGTTCGTCCCGGTCGTCTTCGGCCTCGCTGTGGCGACCTTCGTGGGCTGGCTGCTCTTCGGCGGCACGCTGACTCTCGCCTTCACGGCGGCCGTCGCGACACTGATCATCGCCTGCCCGTGCGCCCTGGGACTGGCAACGCCGACAGCTCTGCTCGTCGGCACCGGTCGCGCGTCTCAGCTCGGCATTCTCATCCGTGGACCGCAGGTCCTCGAGCAGACGCGCACGATCGACACCATCGTTCTCGACAAGACGGGCACGATCACCACCGGGAAGATGGGGGTCACCTTCGTGACGCCCAGCGCCGGTACCTCGCGGGTAGAACTGCTGCGCAACGCCGCCGCCGTCGAACTCGGCTCAGAGCATCCTGTCGGCAGGGCCATCGTCGAGTACTCTGCTGCTGAAGACACAGCTGGTGGAGACACGGCTGCTGAAGACACGGCTGCTGAAGACACTGCGGGTGGAAACACCTCTGCTGGAGACACGTCGGCAATGACAGGTGGCGCACCAGAATCGTTCCTGTCAACACCCGGCCAGGGAGTCCAGGCGGTCGTCGGCGACACGCTGGTTCTGGCCGGCAAGGCAGGCTGGTTGACCGAGTCGTGGGCCATCGCGCTGCCCGCTGACGCTGCCGCAGCAATCAGCGACGCTGAATCGTCGGGCGTGACGGTCACCGCAGTCGCCTGGGATGGTGAGCTTCGCGGGATCATCGGCGTGCGTGACACCGTCAAACTGTCGAGCGCCGAAGCAATTCGTCGGTTCGGCGCGCTGGGCCTGCGCCCGGTGCTTCTGACCGGTGACAATGCCGGAGCCGCGGCTGCCGTTGCCGCCGAAGTGGGCATAACCGACGTCCACGCCGGTGTCACCCCGCAAGAGAAGCTGGCTGTGATCCGGCAGCTGCAATCAGACGGCCGAGTGGTGGCGATGGTCGGTGACGGCGTGAACGACGCTGCCGCACTCGCTGCCAGTGACCTGGGTATCGCGATGGGCGCCGGAACTGACGCGGCCATCGCCGCCAGTGACATCACCGTTGTGAGCGGGGACCTCCTGGTGGTCGGTGACGCAGTGCGGCTCGCCAGGCGCACGCTGGCCATCATCAAAGGCAATCTCTTCTGGGCCTTCGCCTACAACGTGGCCGCGATACCGCTGGCCATGCTGGGCCTGCTGAACCCCCTGCTGGCCGGCGCCGCCATGGCCTTCTCGTCCGTGTTCGTGGTGACCAACAGCCTGCGGCTGCGACGATTCGCCCCCTTGCCGAAACCCAGTGCCGAAACCCGTGGTCGACCAACACTGAGCGGCGCCTCACACGAGTAG
- a CDS encoding heavy-metal-associated domain-containing protein, whose protein sequence is MSDIQNTIDSITASGSNETPAEHHFDVTGMTCAHCVASVTEEVSELPGVTNVTVELHPGEVSRVVVATGTPVSSDAISRAIAEAGYAAIVSS, encoded by the coding sequence ATGAGCGACATCCAGAACACCATCGACTCGATCACCGCCTCTGGATCGAATGAGACGCCAGCAGAGCACCACTTCGACGTCACCGGGATGACCTGCGCGCACTGCGTTGCCAGCGTGACGGAGGAGGTCTCCGAATTGCCCGGTGTGACGAACGTGACGGTCGAGTTGCACCCCGGAGAGGTTTCGCGGGTTGTCGTGGCAACCGGTACCCCCGTCTCCTCAGACGCCATCTCCCGCGCTATCGCCGAGGCCGGATATGCAGCGATTGTCAGCTCCTGA
- a CDS encoding SulP family inorganic anion transporter: MQAVKYIRTLLPSWSDYRSVRRTWRGDLVAGITVGIVALPLALAFGVSSGAGAGAGLVTAIVAGVIAAVFGGSNIQVSGPTGAMVVVLGPIVVSHGVGAVAVVALMAGVVVLIAGALKLGRVVSYIPWPVIEGFTLGIAVIIFLQQVPAALGAKAGPSSNAFVSAFESLQTVNPATLGYSLAAVAIVAAIMVIAPRIHRQLPGSLIAIVIVSVIAGVAALPLVRIGVLPSSLPVPGLPSIDPTQLGGLVGPALTVAALAAIESLLSARVAASISDTGPYDADRELVGQGLASIASGFFGGMPATGAIARTAVNVRSGGKTRLAAILHALVLLAVVSLATGVVSQIPLAALSGVLMVTATRMVSISTMRSVLTSTRSDAVVFIITALITVSFDLIIAVGIGIAVAAFFALRMLAQSGGVHREELPPPSLPGDERIALFRLDGALFFGAADRMLERVNAITNVTVVIIRMSQLQVLDATGARVIAEMVHALESRGITVLIKGIQPQHLKLATQVGVISSLRHQNHLFNDIDSAVAHARDHVNRAAASQVDHPVR, encoded by the coding sequence ATGCAAGCCGTGAAGTACATCCGAACGCTCCTGCCGAGCTGGAGCGACTATCGCTCCGTCCGTCGCACGTGGCGCGGTGACCTGGTCGCGGGCATCACCGTCGGTATCGTGGCGTTGCCGCTGGCCCTCGCCTTTGGCGTGAGCTCCGGCGCGGGAGCCGGGGCGGGCCTCGTGACCGCTATTGTGGCCGGTGTCATCGCCGCCGTGTTCGGTGGCTCGAACATCCAGGTCTCTGGCCCGACCGGTGCAATGGTGGTCGTACTCGGCCCGATTGTCGTCTCGCACGGGGTGGGCGCAGTTGCGGTTGTGGCCCTCATGGCTGGTGTCGTGGTGCTCATCGCCGGGGCACTCAAACTGGGACGGGTGGTCTCGTACATTCCGTGGCCCGTGATCGAAGGCTTCACCCTCGGCATCGCCGTGATCATCTTTCTTCAGCAGGTACCCGCTGCCCTTGGAGCCAAGGCAGGGCCGAGCAGCAACGCGTTCGTCTCCGCCTTCGAGTCACTGCAGACGGTCAACCCGGCGACTCTGGGCTACTCGCTCGCGGCAGTCGCGATCGTCGCAGCGATCATGGTGATCGCCCCGCGCATCCATCGCCAACTGCCTGGCTCACTCATCGCGATCGTGATCGTGTCGGTCATCGCCGGCGTCGCGGCACTGCCGCTTGTTCGCATCGGGGTGCTGCCGAGTTCACTGCCCGTTCCGGGGCTGCCGAGCATCGACCCCACACAGCTCGGCGGGCTCGTCGGCCCGGCCCTCACCGTCGCCGCCCTCGCGGCCATCGAATCGCTGCTCTCTGCGCGGGTTGCGGCGTCGATCTCCGACACCGGCCCGTACGACGCCGACCGGGAACTCGTCGGCCAGGGGCTGGCCTCGATTGCCTCGGGATTCTTCGGAGGTATGCCCGCCACCGGGGCGATCGCCCGAACGGCGGTCAACGTGCGCTCCGGCGGCAAGACGCGGCTCGCAGCGATCTTACACGCCCTCGTTCTGTTGGCCGTCGTCTCGCTGGCTACGGGGGTCGTTTCCCAGATTCCGCTTGCCGCCCTCTCCGGCGTGCTGATGGTGACCGCCACGCGGATGGTCTCGATCAGCACGATGCGCAGCGTGCTCACCTCGACACGCTCCGATGCGGTGGTGTTCATCATCACAGCACTGATCACCGTCTCGTTCGACCTCATCATCGCCGTGGGTATCGGCATAGCGGTCGCTGCCTTCTTCGCCCTCCGGATGCTGGCGCAATCCGGAGGCGTGCATCGCGAAGAGCTGCCACCCCCCTCGCTTCCCGGCGACGAGCGCATCGCCCTGTTCCGCCTCGATGGTGCGCTGTTCTTCGGCGCAGCCGACCGGATGCTCGAACGGGTCAATGCCATCACCAACGTCACCGTGGTGATCATTCGCATGTCCCAGCTGCAGGTGCTCGACGCAACGGGTGCCCGCGTGATCGCAGAGATGGTTCACGCGCTCGAAAGCCGCGGGATCACCGTTCTGATCAAGGGCATCCAGCCGCAACACCTGAAACTCGCCACGCAGGTCGGCGTCATCAGTTCGCTGAGGCACCAGAATCACCTGTTCAACGACATCGACTCCGCCGTTGCCCACGCACGGGATCACGTCAATCGGGCCGCAGCCAGCCAGGTCGATCATCCGGTGCGCTAG
- a CDS encoding ArsR/SmtB family transcription factor, with protein sequence MSTFSATDRPLYEVKANLFKGLAHPVRIRVLEVLQTSPHVSVAALLADTGLEASHLSQHLSVLRRHNLVVAERRASQVFYSLAYPQVSDLLSIAKSLLVEVLQSTQRQLAETVNEEATR encoded by the coding sequence ATGTCAACCTTCTCCGCCACCGATCGCCCGCTCTATGAAGTGAAGGCGAACCTGTTCAAGGGGCTCGCTCACCCCGTTCGCATCCGAGTTCTCGAGGTGCTCCAAACCTCGCCCCACGTGTCCGTCGCGGCACTTCTGGCCGACACCGGCCTCGAAGCCTCCCATCTCTCCCAGCATCTCTCCGTGCTGAGGCGCCACAACCTCGTGGTCGCCGAGAGGCGTGCCAGCCAGGTGTTCTACAGCCTCGCGTACCCCCAGGTCAGCGATCTGCTGTCGATCGCGAAATCGTTGCTCGTCGAAGTACTGCAGAGCACCCAGCGACAACTCGCCGAGACGGTCAATGAAGAAGCAACTCGTTGA